The nucleotide sequence AGCTCTCCCGTGTTCCGATGGGCTTTATATTGGATACACCATCCGGTAAATTCAAAACAATGCTGGTTGATACGGTAGAAAAACTGGAATTGCCGCTTGCTCATATCATACCGGAACTGACGGCTAATCTGCTGATTCCTTTTTTAATGTTAGTCTATTTCTTTTATCTTGATTGGCGCTTAGCGCTTACCGCCTTTGCAACTTTTCCGCTCGGTCTTATTTGTTATATGGGGATGATGAAGGACTACGAAAAACGGTATACAAAAGTTCTTACAGCAAGTAAAAATATGGATGCCGCAACGGTTGAATATATCGGCGGCATTGAAGTGATAAAAGCCTTTAATCAAAGCACCGTATCATATCGGAAATATACTGAGGCAATCACGGAAAATGAAAATGCTAAAGCGGAATGGTTTAAGAAGACCAACCCCTACTACGCTGCGGGAATTGCAATTGCTCCTTCCAGTTTGTTAGGTGTGCTGCCGCTTGGTTGTTGGTTTTTCATACACGGAAGCATATCAGCCGGAAGTTTTATATCGTGCATCATCCTGTCGCTCGGTCTTATTGCACCGCTCATCCAGGCGCTGCGTTACACGGACAGCCTTGCAATGGTAGACTCCACAGTAAAAGAAATTGCGAAACTTCTGGAAGCGGAAGAAATGAATCGTCCTAAGAATGCTGTGCTCATTAAAGAAAATACTATTGCGTTTTCTCATGTATCGTTTGCATATAGCGATACGGAAGTTCTGCACGACATTTCATTTCAAGCGGTTCCGAATGGGATGACTGCATTTGTCGGTCCGTCCGGTTCGGGAAAATCTACCATTGCCCGATTAATCGCCTCGTTTTGGGAAGCAAGCAAAGGTTCGGTTATGATGGGCGGCTGCGATGTACGGAACATTCCGCTTTCGCAAGTAATGGAGCGGGTTGGCTATGTTTCACAGGATAATTATTTATTCCATTTATCTATTCGGGAAAATATACGGATTGGGAAACCGGACGCGACGGATGCCGAGATAGAAGAGGCTGCAAAGAAAGCAAGCTGTCACGATTTTATCAAGGCACTTCCACAAGGGTATGATACGGTCGCAGGAGACGGAGGGAATAATCTTTCCGGCGGAGAGAAGCAGCGCATTGCAATCGCACGCGCAATACTAAAAGACAGCCCCATCATTGTACTGGATGAAGCGACCGCTTTTACCGACCCCGAAAATGAAGCTGTCATTCAGCGTTCTATTGGCGAACTGATCGCAGGAAAAACATTGATCGTCATTGCGCATCGGCTTTCGACTATCACGATGGCGGATAAAATTATCGTTATGAATCACGGACGCATTGAAGCGGAGGGTGGACATCAATCGCTTTTGGAATCGTGCGAATTGTATCGCACGCTTTGGAATGCGCACATCAGCGTAAGCGACAAAAAGGAGGAGGCTGTATGATTAATATGTTTAAACGATTGTTGCATTTTTCAGGTGCGGAAAAAAGAAGATTGATACTCTCTTTTATTTTTCATATCGGTAATTCGTTTTTTGAGATGCTTCCCATTATGGCAATTCTGACGGTTCTCTCCGGAATCCTTTCCGCCATTTCAGGAAATGGAATGCCGTACAAAACGATTTGGGTATCTCTCGGAATTATGCTGCTCAGTGTTGTAGGGAAAATTGTTTTTATCAATATAGCTTCCATAAATAGAACATTGGGAAGTTTTGCCATGTGCAGTGAGTGGCGGATGAACCTCGGTGAAAAATTAAAGCGCGCTCCGATGGGGTATTTTAGTGAGCATCGTTTAGGAGACATTACCGCTGCAGTTACCACCACACTCGGCGATCTTGAAACAAGTGCGGTAACGGTGCTGGAGGCGGTTGCAGGCGGATTTATTCATGCCTTTGTTATCAATATATGGTTGTTGATTTATGAATGGAGAATCGGATTGCTGATGCTCGCAGGTCTTTTAATCTCGTTCTTTATTTATGCAAAAACTCAAGCCGCGGGGAAAAAATATTCACCGCGCAGGCAGGCGGCGCAGGCACAACTGGTAACCGGCATTTTGGAATATATTCAAGGGATGACAGTGGTAAAAGCATTCGGACTCGGCGAACAATCCGGTAAAACGGTTGATGCAGCAATCAGTGAAAGTGCAGCGGCAAATATCATTTTGGAAAAAATTTTTTCCGAACTCGCAGCCGCTTTTCAAACAGTATTCAAAGTAGTTAGAGCTGCGATGCTGATTACGGTTCCATATCTTTTAATGCATGGAAATATAACACCGGAAAAGTGTTTGTTGCTGACTGTTGCAAGTTTTATGATTTATGCAACTGTGGAGCTTGCCGGAAGTACGGCAGCTGTTGCACGGGTGGTTGATGCCTCTCTTGACCGGCTGGAAGAAATATCGGATATGCCGTTGTTGGATGAAAACGGTACGGATCATATTCCGAATAATTATGACATTACAGTTCGGAATATTTCTTTTTCTTACGATAGGGATGACACAAAAGAAGTGATACGGAATGCCGATTTTACGGTGCCGCAGAAAACAAGCTGTGCGATTGTCGGTCCGTCCGGTTCGGGAAAAACAACACTGTGTAATTTAATTGCGCGCTTTTGGGACGTCGACGATGGTGAAATTTTACTCGGCGGTATCAACGTTAAGGATTACACGTGCGACAGTCTTTTAAAAAATTTTTCTATTGTTTTTCAGAACGTATACCTATTTGAAGATACGATAGAAAACAATATCCGTTTCGGTAAGCCGGATGCAACGATGGACGAAGTTATTGCCGCAGCAAAAAAGGCCTGCTGTCATGATTTTATCTCTGCACTGCCGGACGGGTATCAAACTAAAATCGGCGAAAACGGAGCAACGCTGTCGGGAGGAGAAAAGCAGCGTATCTCCATCGCGCGGGCAATTCTCAAGGATGCACCTGTTGTCATTTTAGACGAAGCGACTGCCAGTGTCGATCCTGAAAATGAACACGAGCTACAAAAAGCCATAGAGGAGCTGACTAAAAATAAAACGCTCTTGATGATTGCACATCGATTGAATACAGTACGCAAAGCGGATCAGATTATTGTGCTTGATGAAGGGCGCATTGTGCAGCAGGGCACTCATGCCGAGCTTATGCAGCAGGAAGGTTTGTACCGCCGTTTTGTCGGTATCCGCGAAGAAGCAATCGGCTGGAAGATTAATCGGAAAGAAGCATGAAATATAAAAGATTTTATTCGCGCAGAGGCTTTGTTGATTCAGGGAAATTAACGCCGCACATATTAGAGCATATAGATGTGGCGCATAAAGAAAAAATGCAACTTCTTATTCAGGAACTCGATCGCGGAGCATGGACAAAAAAACAAAAGGAGCGGCAAAAAAGCAGTATCATATCAAACATAGCGCTTTATAAAACTTTTATCGACAACAGAATTCCTGCACAAGAGGCAAAGGAATTGGTAAAAGAATATTCTTTTTATATTGCAGGAAAAGCTCACCGTATTTTGAATGCATTGTTTCATATCCCCGGTTTTTTTAAACTGTTCCGTTTTTTTATGAGAAATGGAATGACCGGTGAAGAAATTTGGATAAGTAAAACATTAGCCGACAATGTGCATGAGTATTCTACGGATGTTTTAAAATGTCTTTGGTTTGATACCTGTACTTATTTTAACTGTCCGGAAATCTGTGAGATATTTTGTTTATGCGATCATATCGTCTTCGGAAATATCAAAAAATTGCAATTTGACAGAAGCGAAACCTTAGGAATGGGCGGCAATAAATGCGACTTTTGTTTTCATTCTAAGACAAAATCCGTGAAGAGATTTTAAACTCATGGTCTAAACCACGGCGGTCTAGACATTCAATGCGATATAGACAGGATATGATTTTTTTATCCCATTTAGTGAAGATAGGCCTAATCTGCCAACAGTTCATTTATCCGATTCGTATTTATGGTAGAAAGATGTGTTTTTTTGTTTTACAGCAGTTTAGATTGCAAATTATTGGTTTTTATGGTATAGTAAGGAAGGGTCGAAGGGGTGTTAGGCGGACACGCATTGGCGTGCAAGAAAGGAAAAAAAATGGAAAAAATAATTGATTTTTATGAAAAAAGAATCAAAATTATTCTAGGTATAATTCTTGGGGTTTGCATATTAAATTGTATTATTTGCATCTGTAAAGATATAAAAGTTTCAGAAACTTTATTAGGTTTTGGAATAAGTATTGTTTTTTTCTTTATAGCATGGGCAATGGTTTTTATCGTATTAGGTTTCCAAAAAATAAATCCGTTTTGTCCAAAATCTATTTTTAAGTTTTTTTGTTACTTCTTTATAATAGTAAGCACAATTGGTATTATCTTTGGAATAATAAATGATACAATTATTTGTTTATTAAAAAATAAAAACGATATATTTCCTTTTGCATATTCTACATGTCCATTAGGTTTTGTTTACGGAAACATTTTTCTATATAGAAAAACTTTTGGTAAAGATAAAGAAATTGAAGTAAAAGCAAATATCGAAATTACAGATGAAACTAAAAAGAAAAAAATTATAAAATATGTTGTAATATTTGGAATTGGTTTTATCGGCGCTATAATTGTATGCACCTCTATTTTTTCATTATTTAAAAACTCTGAGCCATATAAGTATTCAGTAGAACTTATTGAAAATAATCAGGATGCTATGGAATATCTTGGAGAAGAATATAAACTTCCAATTATAATTAGCGGTTCTATGAGTATGAATGGAAATGGAACGGGAAAAGCATCTCTTTCGTACAAAATAAAAGGGAAAAATGGTATTTCAAGAGTATATATCGATGCTGAAAAGGAAAATGGAATTTGGAAATATAACAAAGTAATTTTTTATAAAGACAAAGGAAAAGCAGATTCAATAGATTTACTATTAAATAAAGAATAACGCCTAACACCGTTTTCAAAGCCGACAACGCAGACAAGCTGCGTTGCGGTTTAAAACAATGTTAGACGGACTCCCCAGTGGGCAGCTATTATGGAGAAAAGAATGGTATTTGATTTCAAGAAAGAATACCGGGAATTTTATCTTCCCAAAAATAAACCAGAAATTGTAACAGTTCCAAAAATGAATTATATTGCAGTTAGGGGAAAAGGAAATCCAAATGAAGCAGGCGGCTCTTATCAGCGGGCAGTTGGAGTATTATATGCGGTAGCGTATACTCTAAAAATGAGTTACAAGACTGATTATAAAATTAACGAATTTTTTGAATATGTTGTTCCTCCGTTGGAAGGTTTTTGGTGGCAGTCCGGGATTGACGGCGTAGACTATTCAGACAAATCAAGCTTCAATTGGATTTCGGTAATTCGTATTCCAGATTTTGTTACAAAAAAAGATTTTGATTGGGCTGTAAAGACTGCTGCTGAAAAGAAAAAAATCGATTGCTCCTCTGCGGAATTTCTATCGATTGAAGAAGGCTTGTGCGTTCAGATAATGCATAACGGTTCTTATGACGATGAACCGACAAGCGTAAAAATTATGGATGATTTCATTCGATCAAATGGATATGAAAACGATATGACGGAAAAACGGTTGCATCATGAGATTTATCTTTCAGACCCCAGAAAAAGTTCTCCTGAAAAATGGAAAACAGTCATCAGGCATCCGATAAAAAAAGCATAATTTTGTGAAAAATTGTTTGAAATATGGTATAATGAAAGTTGGAGGTGCGATATGTAAGATAACGCTTACGCAGATTTTACGGAACAAGTGCTTTCTCTTTCCTATGAACAGACAATTATTTTAATGGGGAAAATGCTCGAGTCTTTGAAAACAAAACGGAATGAAGAAAATTATACCGAAATGGAAAATGATATTGCCCGAAGTTCAATGAACACTATGTGGGATGAATTAAAAAATGACACATGGTGAGATATGGACAATTGATTTTGGGCAGCCGGTAGGCAGTTTGCCATCAAAAATACGTCCTGCCGTCGTAATGCAAAATGATTTGCTCGGAATAAAAGAGCTGAATACAGTTATGGTAATTCCTTTTACTTCGAATCTAGACCGAGCAGATTTTGAGCCTAATATTCTTATTGAAAAAGAAGAAACTGGGCTTTCGAAAGATTCGGTCGCAGTAATTCATCTTATTGGTGCGGTAAATAAATTTTGCCTTGAAAAGAAAGTGTCAAAACTTTCCGAAGAAAATTATCAGAAGCTTGTGGAAGCTGTGGTAAAATTGGTTGCAAATGAGTAAAAATCACATAACAAGTAGCTCAAAGCCGACAAACGGGACAAGCCCGTTTGCGGTTTAGCTACAATGTTATACGGACGCCCCACTGGAGCGCTTGGAGGAAAAAATAAAAAATGGTTTTTAATGTTTTTTTACTAATATCATTTTATTTTTTCATATTCATTCTTCCTGGAGCCGGAATAATTTTTGGTATTATAGAACTTAAAAATAAAATCTCAAATAAGAACGCTGTTTCTAAAAAGAGAAATAATAGATTTGGTATTTATGGTATTGTTTCAATTCTTTTTATAATTTTTCTTCTTTTTTTCCCTATCCATACAGTCCTCTCTTTAAAATATTCAAAACCAGAATCTTTATTAAACTATTTTGAAAAAAACTTTGATTATTTTGAAAAGTACAGTTTTGGTTATATGACATATACCGCAGGAATATCATGGTGCCGTCTTGGAAAAGAAAGAACTCCAAATGAAAAATATGATGGATACATGAAAATTGAATTGGAATATAGAGTAGGAACATTATTTAATATATATCCGGATAAAAAGTTTAATAATATAATTGTTTATTCTGAAAATGATATAATTACAAATAATCCAAGACCTGAATTATTCAAGAAAATCGAACCGACAAGTCATGAGAATTGGTACTTTGTTTATGTAACTGATGATTATGTTTATTTCTAATGAAAATTTGTTTTAATTATAAAATGAAATTGAACTTTAGAGCTTGAACGAAGAAGCAATTGGATAAATGGGACATAACATAAAGCAAGTCGAGCTTGATTTATGTTATGTATTTGACTTTAGGATGAAGCAAGAAAGCGATAGTACGTGACTTTTATTGCTTGGGAAGGTTTTCAAAAAAATGGAAGAGTCGCTTCTAAACTATAAATCTTTTTTAGGAAGAGAATATAAGAAATAGTATTTCGAAAAGAAATATTTTCGTCTAACACCCGCTTCAACGCTGACATTACGGACAAGCCGCAAAATAGTTTAAGTAGTTGTTATACGAATATGTCGCCGGCGTACTAATTTTTAGGAGGAAAAAGTGAAAAAAATAATCTTATTTTCATTGTTAATATTTACTTCAATTCCAGGCTTTACTTATGACTATAGAGAAATTCTTTTTGGAAATAATTATAAAAATATCACAGAATGTACGGATGACGAAATATTAAAATATTTTAAAAGTCAAAAAAGCATACAAGATGGGGATTATGGAGATAAATATGTACGTCTTTTTGAAGAAAATTATGAAAATGGAACTGTCTATCGGCTTTTAACAAGTTATGAAACTTTGAATGATGAAAATCTTTCAAAAATATATGAAAATAAAATGAGACTTAGACAATGGGT is from Treponema denticola and encodes:
- a CDS encoding ABC transporter ATP-binding protein, producing MKNSEHTNQKNALQYLLELAKPCKGLLISSVIFSVLGAAAGIVPYLAVSRLIIRICAQNYTLQAIFVTALIALGGYLGQLCLSTLSTIRSHRAAFTVLRNIRMQLTAKLSRVPMGFILDTPSGKFKTMLVDTVEKLELPLAHIIPELTANLLIPFLMLVYFFYLDWRLALTAFATFPLGLICYMGMMKDYEKRYTKVLTASKNMDAATVEYIGGIEVIKAFNQSTVSYRKYTEAITENENAKAEWFKKTNPYYAAGIAIAPSSLLGVLPLGCWFFIHGSISAGSFISCIILSLGLIAPLIQALRYTDSLAMVDSTVKEIAKLLEAEEMNRPKNAVLIKENTIAFSHVSFAYSDTEVLHDISFQAVPNGMTAFVGPSGSGKSTIARLIASFWEASKGSVMMGGCDVRNIPLSQVMERVGYVSQDNYLFHLSIRENIRIGKPDATDAEIEEAAKKASCHDFIKALPQGYDTVAGDGGNNLSGGEKQRIAIARAILKDSPIIVLDEATAFTDPENEAVIQRSIGELIAGKTLIVIAHRLSTITMADKIIVMNHGRIEAEGGHQSLLESCELYRTLWNAHISVSDKKEEAV
- a CDS encoding ABC transporter ATP-binding protein, with the translated sequence MINMFKRLLHFSGAEKRRLILSFIFHIGNSFFEMLPIMAILTVLSGILSAISGNGMPYKTIWVSLGIMLLSVVGKIVFINIASINRTLGSFAMCSEWRMNLGEKLKRAPMGYFSEHRLGDITAAVTTTLGDLETSAVTVLEAVAGGFIHAFVINIWLLIYEWRIGLLMLAGLLISFFIYAKTQAAGKKYSPRRQAAQAQLVTGILEYIQGMTVVKAFGLGEQSGKTVDAAISESAAANIILEKIFSELAAAFQTVFKVVRAAMLITVPYLLMHGNITPEKCLLLTVASFMIYATVELAGSTAAVARVVDASLDRLEEISDMPLLDENGTDHIPNNYDITVRNISFSYDRDDTKEVIRNADFTVPQKTSCAIVGPSGSGKTTLCNLIARFWDVDDGEILLGGINVKDYTCDSLLKNFSIVFQNVYLFEDTIENNIRFGKPDATMDEVIAAAKKACCHDFISALPDGYQTKIGENGATLSGGEKQRISIARAILKDAPVVILDEATASVDPENEHELQKAIEELTKNKTLLMIAHRLNTVRKADQIIVLDEGRIVQQGTHAELMQQEGLYRRFVGIREEAIGWKINRKEA
- a CDS encoding L-2-amino-thiazoline-4-carboxylic acid hydrolase, with the protein product MKYKRFYSRRGFVDSGKLTPHILEHIDVAHKEKMQLLIQELDRGAWTKKQKERQKSSIISNIALYKTFIDNRIPAQEAKELVKEYSFYIAGKAHRILNALFHIPGFFKLFRFFMRNGMTGEEIWISKTLADNVHEYSTDVLKCLWFDTCTYFNCPEICEIFCLCDHIVFGNIKKLQFDRSETLGMGGNKCDFCFHSKTKSVKRF
- a CDS encoding cytochrome c oxidase assembly factor Coa1 family protein, with the translated sequence MEKIIDFYEKRIKIILGIILGVCILNCIICICKDIKVSETLLGFGISIVFFFIAWAMVFIVLGFQKINPFCPKSIFKFFCYFFIIVSTIGIIFGIINDTIICLLKNKNDIFPFAYSTCPLGFVYGNIFLYRKTFGKDKEIEVKANIEITDETKKKKIIKYVVIFGIGFIGAIIVCTSIFSLFKNSEPYKYSVELIENNQDAMEYLGEEYKLPIIISGSMSMNGNGTGKASLSYKIKGKNGISRVYIDAEKENGIWKYNKVIFYKDKGKADSIDLLLNKE
- a CDS encoding GyrI-like domain-containing protein, whose protein sequence is MEKRMVFDFKKEYREFYLPKNKPEIVTVPKMNYIAVRGKGNPNEAGGSYQRAVGVLYAVAYTLKMSYKTDYKINEFFEYVVPPLEGFWWQSGIDGVDYSDKSSFNWISVIRIPDFVTKKDFDWAVKTAAEKKKIDCSSAEFLSIEEGLCVQIMHNGSYDDEPTSVKIMDDFIRSNGYENDMTEKRLHHEIYLSDPRKSSPEKWKTVIRHPIKKA
- a CDS encoding type II toxin-antitoxin system PemK/MazF family toxin yields the protein MTHGEIWTIDFGQPVGSLPSKIRPAVVMQNDLLGIKELNTVMVIPFTSNLDRADFEPNILIEKEETGLSKDSVAVIHLIGAVNKFCLEKKVSKLSEENYQKLVEAVVKLVANE